One window of the Chryseobacterium camelliae genome contains the following:
- a CDS encoding helix-turn-helix domain containing protein, whose product MKNTPDYKKIYRDMIALKYPDKEQLCQPILSKKQIQIMDVIRLDEILSEKTDTEQVRNNQKLKAYDLKAIRDILQFQKESGFNNMQLAAHFRLSRNTVSRWKRMVENKS is encoded by the coding sequence GAAGATCTATCGTGATATGATCGCTTTGAAATATCCTGATAAAGAACAGCTTTGCCAGCCTATTTTAAGCAAAAAGCAGATACAGATTATGGATGTCATCCGGCTGGATGAAATCCTCTCAGAAAAAACGGATACCGAACAGGTAAGGAATAACCAGAAACTCAAGGCCTATGATTTAAAAGCCATCAGGGATATTCTGCAGTTTCAGAAAGAATCCGGGTTTAACAACATGCAGCTTGCAGCCCATTTCAGGCTCAGCAGGAATACGGTTTCCCGATGGAAAAGAATGGTAGAAAACAAAAGCTGA